CCCGACGATGGTTGCCGACTCGACCGAAGATTTCGGCCACCTGTTTCCGGGCATGAAGCCGGTGTCGATGGATCGGCTGATCGGGGCCTATGTTGATTGTGTGGAAGGCGGCGGCACAGGTGGGATCGTCAAAGCATATGGAACGCTGATCCACCGGCGATCCGCGCGAGGCAGCGGCTAGCCATCCAGCTTTGCCGGCAAGCGATCGGTGAGAAAATCCACGACTGTCCGGACCGCGGGAAGCTGGCCGCGCCGGTGCGGGATGAGGATCGTCGTCGTTGCGCCTCCCGCGTACCAGTCGGGCAGAACCCGGCGGAGTTCTCCGCTTGCAATCGAAGGCGCGCAGAGCCCGTGCGGCAAGGAGGCGATGCCGAGCCCGGCTATCGCGGCCTGGCTGCCCTGATCGGTATTCATGACCCCGGGCGCGCCGAACCGGTGGATGGCCTCGTTCAGTGCCTCGACGCAGAAGTCCGCCTCAAGGGTGTTGGATATGCGCCAGGCCAGAACCTTGCGGGTGAACCAGTCCATGATGGCGACCAAATACAGGAACCCCCGCTGCATCGGGAGATATGCGAAGGCACGTCAAGCTTCATCAACTCGTTGACCAAACGTGGCGATACGCTGAAATGCCGTGCCGCCTCCCGGTGCCGATGGCCTTCATCCACAAGCGCCGCACCACGCTCTCGCAACGTCATCGGTACCGGCTTTCCCATCGCGGTTCTCTTTCAATCCGCAAGGAATTGAGCAAAATCCTCAACGGAAAGCCTTAATCTCGTCAGAGGCGACACGCTTTAGATCGGAAGACGGATCAACCGTCTCTGACGGCATTTACGAACGTTCAGTAGTTTACCAACCGATCGGATCACCTAAACGTCCCTATTGGTTGAGTCCTTCGACCTATTTGAGGGCGCCTCGGTGCTTTCATCTGGCCGTTGCCGTGCAGGACCTGAAAAAGATGGCCAAGTTCCACACCGCCAAGTAGCGGATCACGGCGATCCGAGGGCCAAGAACTCTATCGCGTCCTGAAGTCATGAGCGAAGCGGCTTCAACGCCCGTAGGCCGCGCTAACATAAACGCCCAGTATGATGGTGACTGGATATCAACATATAGGCGGGGAAGCGGCCCTGCCGCCTCCCCTCTATGGTTCATTCTACTTCGATTTGCGCCGCAACGTTTCGCTGAACTGCTCCATCCCGCTGAGGACCGCGCCTGCAAGGGCCTGTCCTCCCTTGTCCAGAAGTCCGTGAAGCTCGCTTATGGCGTGCGCGTGCGCGGCTTCGTCCTTCTCCGGCAGGGGCGGCAGGACATGGGCGTAGTATGTTTTGCCCAGAAGCCGGTGCAGCAGTCGCTCGCCGGGGAAGGGCTCGTTGTTGTTGAGCGCTCGCGCGCCTTTCAGGATGTTGCGGATGTCGTACTGGGTCGGGCTGATATCGGCCACCTGCTTTGGCAGGCCGAGCAGCGTGTAGACGCCGATCCGCGCGGTGCGAACCGAGCTTTCCATCGTGAAAATGACGTCGTTGCTGGTCTCCACGAACTGCCCGACCAGCGCGAGGTTCGCGCAGCCCTCAGGCACGACGCGCGGCCGGTCGCCGGCTGCGCGCGGCATGAACTGCGCCGTGATATAGGGCATCAGTGCGGTGCGCACCTTGGTGTTGGCCGCGATCTCGTCGAGCTGGTCCTCGATGCCCAGATGATAGCAGAGTTCGGCAAGGATTTCGCGCCCGGTGCAGGCGGGCATCGGCTTCTTGACGTGGTTGCCCTCCTTGTCCATCAGCAGTGCATAGACCCACAGCACCAGCACGTCGTCGGGCTGGTTCGGAAAATGCGGCTGACGGTTGCAGGTGAAGCTCAGCACCCAGTTCGAGTCGGTGAAGGTGATGACGCCCCCGGTGACGGTCTTGCCCGAATAGGGATCGTTGACCGAAACCTCCTTGAGCTTCTCGACAAGGGGCGAGGGCTTGCAGGTCAGGGTCGCCGATTCCCACATCGAACCGTCGATGTTACCGTAGAACTTCTCCGGCTTGCCGAACACAGGCGATTTCGCGGCGAGGTTCTTCCACAGGGCCCAGTCGCTGTCCTCGCCGGGCTCGGCCTTGCCGCGTTGCAGGACCGGAACGGTGTCCATGTCGCCGTAGGCCGTGCCCTCGGTCATCGAGCCGGTCAGCGCGACGACCACGTCGTCGGGGCCGAGCGCGATCGTTTCGTCCTTGCCGCCTACCTTGCAGCGGATTGCGGTGACGGTGCGCTTGTCCGCCTCCCCGATCATGTCGAGATCGTAGGCGCGGGTGTCGAACTGCACCTTCACTCCCTTTTCCTTCAACAGCCGGGTCAGCGGCACGACGAAACTGTCGTATTGATTGTATTTCGGGAAAACCAGCGCCGACATGTCCGTCAACCCGTCGATGGCGTCGAGAAAGCGGTGCATGTAGAGCTTCACTTCAAGCAGGCTCTGCCAGTTCTCGAAGGCGAACATCGACCGCCACAGATACCAGAAGTTGGTCTCAAGGAAGCTTTCGCTGAAATAGTCCTCAATGGCGATGTCGTCGAGTTCCTCCTTGCGCTTCAGGAGCAACTTCACGATCTCCCACTGGTGCGCCTTGCTAAGGCCGAGCGTCGAGAAATCGCGGATTTCGCCCTGCTTGTGCATCAGGCGCGCTTTCGACCAGTTCGGGTCGTTGTCGTTCACCAGCCGGTATTCGTCCAGCACGCTGTAGCCTTCCGGCAGTTCCAGCGCAGGGACGTCTTGGAACAGGTCCCAGAAGTTGTCGTAGTTCCAGTTCATCTCGCGACCGCCGCGGACGATGTAGCCCTCCTCGGCATTGCCGGCGCCGTCGAGCGAGCCACCGGCGATATCCATCGTGTCGAGGATGGTGATGTCCTCACCCTTCATCCGCCCGTCACGGATCATGTAGAAGGCTGCGGCGAGGCCGGCGATGCCGCTGCCGATGATCCAGGCCTTGCGTCCCTCGACCGGTGTCACAGGTAGCGGGCGGTTACGCATGTAAGGGCCCATGGTGTCGGGTGGCGGCAGCGTTTCCAAAGGTTCCTTCCGCCAGAAGGCCTGCCCGATATTGGCCTCTATCACAGGTGCGGATTTCGGGGCTTGCGGCAAGTCGGACATAATGTCTCCTTCCGTTGCTTGGGTTCTGGATGCCAGTCGAGCATCCGGAATTACAGATATCACATGTTATTCAGATAACATTTGATATGAGTCAATTCGTCGTTCGAAATCCCCGGCCGGTTGGTCCGCGACTCGAGGAAATTGCGTTTCCCAAGGGGACGGAACGGTGGGCGCGCAAAAGCTTGCGCCGGAGGGCAACCGGTGTGGTCGTTACCGTCAAACCCGAGGAAGCAGCGCACGGTGATGGCATGACGACAGGCGTGATGCCCGCCCCGCCCCGTAATGACGCGCGCGGCGTGGGGTTACCGCCCTATCAGTCGACCGTTTCGTAGGAATAGAAGCCTTCGCCGGATGCCCTACCTAGCTTGCCCTTGTCGATGTAGTTTTCCTTGAGCCAGGCAGCGATCTTGCGCGCGTTCTCGTCGCCGTTCGACAGGATGTTGTAGGGCGTGTTCAGGCCGACGATGTCGTAGATCTGGAACGGCCCCATCGGTGCGCCCGTCGCGATGCGCCAGACCTTGTCCACATCGTGAGGATCGGCATAACCACCCGCCGCAAGATTGGCGGCCGCATTGAGGAAGGGAACGAGAAGGGAATTGAGCACATAGCCGGCTTTCTCCTTGCGGATCGGAATCGGCACCATGCCGATATCGGCGGCAAAAGCGACGAGCGCGTCGAATATCGCCGGGGATGTGTCTTCGGTCCCCATGATCTCGGCGGTATTGAACTTCCAGATGCTGTTGGCGAAGTGCAACGCCAGAAAGCGGTCCGGCCTTCCGGTCGAATCCTTGATGTCGCTCGGCAGCAGGGTCGATGAGTTGGTGGCGAAGATCGTCTTCTCGGGAGCCAGCACGCCCAGCTTAGCATAGGTGTCCTGCTTGATCTTCAGAACCTCGGGGATCGCCTCGATCACCAGGTCCGCATCGGCCGCCGCTTGGGCGAGATCGGTGGTGAGGCGGATGCGTCCGGGGATGGCGGCGGCCTTGCCGCCCGCCGCATCCTTAACCTCGGCCTCGTAGGTTACGACAAGCCCCGCAAATCGCTGGCGCGCCTGATCGAGCGCTTCTTTTGAGATGTCGTAGGCCGTGACCTCGAAACCGCTCCAGGCGGTCTGAAACGCGATCTGGGCGCCGAGCACTCCCGTGCCGAGCACCGTCACCTTCCTGATATCCGTCATTACTGATCTCCCTTCGTTTCTTCATCGGAGCCGTCCCTGCGCCGGGGGTTGGATGTGGAGAGGGCGGCAAAATACCCATGGACGATCTGCCGGACCTGAGCGCGAAGATCCTCCATCGGATCGTGTTCCGGATGCGCGCCGGTGGAGGCTCGCGATATGACGAGATGCGTCACCGCGAATATGGAGCTACCGGCCAGACGCGCGGCGTCGGCGTCGGCTGGCAGGCCCTCGCGGATCGCCTGCCCGGTCAGTCGCGTGCAAATCGATTCCTGAAGGCCGGCGATCAGCGCCAGACCTTCCTGTCGATGGGGTTCGCCCGGCGCGCCGAACAACAGTTCGCGCTGATAGGCGCGACCGTTCTCCCTGCTGGTATCGGAGGCGAGCGCGACCATCGGCGAGATCAGCTTCATGATCGCGTCGACGAGATCGTCCGAATGGCGCGCGCGTTCGGCCCCGCGTTCGAGCGCGTGGCGCAACTTTTCATTGTAGATCAGCAGAAGAAGCTCGTTCTTCGTCGCTGCGTAACGAAACAGGGTGCCAACGGCGATGTCGGCCCGCTCCGATACCTCCTGCGTGGTCACGGCGTGGTATCCGCGTTCATCGAACAGCGCTGTCGCCGCATCGAAAATGCGCCGGCGCTTTTCCCACATGTTCCGGTCGCGACGCCCGGCGGGAGGCGATGAAAGTGCAGCGGCGGTCATAACGTTCCCGGCCTGTAAATGAGTGCATTCATTAATGAGTGTAGTCATTAATGAATGCAGGCGCAATATGCCCGCCCACAAGCTCCGAACGATGATTTCAAGAAATCTGCTCGCGGTTCGATCCCCTGCGATGTCGGCCTCGGGCCATGCGCGAGCGCGGAAATCCGACAGCGCGGTCGCAGATGCCGCTACCCTTTGCTCACCACCTTGAACACCAGAAGCAGATGCTCCTCGGCCGTCAACATCTCCTGCGGGTGTATCTGGAGCGTCGCACCCGACCACAGCGCCATCAGCATGGCGGCGAGCTGGTCGGCCGTGATCTTCGGGCTGAGCCCGTGGACCGCGATCAAGTTCTCGGTGACGCGGGTGAACTCGGCGCGATAGTAACGCTTCACTGGCTCGAAGCGGGCGGCGAATTCCGCATCGCGGCGCGCGTGCAGATGCAGTTCGACGATCATCAGCGACAGGGTCGGGTTGCGCGCCAGTTCGGCCATGCGAGACGCCATGCGTTGCAGGCTTGCGTCGAGTGAAAGACCTTTCGTTTCGTCGATGATGGACTGGAACTCCGCCGCCAGCGCCGCCGTGTGGTCCTCCACGAGCGCCAGCAGCAACTCCTCCTTGGTCGCGAAGTTCGAGTAGAACGCGCCCTGTGTGAAACCGGCGCGCTGGCAGATTCCGCGAATGGAAGCAGCGGCTATGCCGCCGGACGAGATGATGTGCAGGGCGGCCTTCTTGAGCTGCGCCTGCGTGGCCTGCTGCATTTGCCGGCGGGAGAGACGTTTTGGGGCGTCATCCATGAACCTCGTTCCGTTTTCCTGCGATTCCAATGCTTTCGCGGCGGATGAGTTCACATCGTGAATCGCCCGGAACCGTCAGTGCTACATTTTCGGACACGTTTCAGCAAAATTCCAGATATCGAATGAAACCTGAAATGTCCTCGCGCATTATCCTCCCATGCATCGAGGAAACGGTGCGCCGGGCGATCTGCCTTGCACGGCGCGCCTTCACCCAGACGAAGGGACCGCAGGTTTGTATATCCCCTATACGGCGGCGACCGAGAAGCTTCAGCCCGACGAGGACCGCATCGTCCGGGACATCGTGTCCCGTATGGCGGCGGCTCAGGCGCGGAACGCCGAGCATCACCGCCACGCCCACCGCGACGCGCACGCCAAGAGCCATGCGATCCTCAAGGGACGCATCAGCGTCCACGAAGGGCTCGCGCCCGAGCTTGCACAGGGGATATTCGTCGCCCCGCGCGAATACGAGGTCGTGGCCCGGCTTTCGTCGGCCCCCGGCGATATCCACAGCGACGACATTCCCGAACCGCGCGGCTTCGCGATCAAGATCATCGGCGTCGAGGGCGAGCGTCTCGTGCCCGGGCTTGGCGGCGCCAATCAGGACTTCCTGATGGTGAACTTTCCCGTCCTCGCCTTCGGGACAGTGCAGAAATACAAAAAGATGCTGACGCTTCTCGAACGCAGGGCAAGGTCGCCCGAAGCGGTCCAGAAGGCTTCGGCCGCCACCGCGCGCGGGGTGCAAAGGCTGGTGCGGGCCGTCGGCGCGACGCCGGACGCGACCTTGCAGGGACTGGCCCGCGACAGGGCGCATATGCTGGGCGAGACGTTTCATACACAGGCGGCGATCCGCTACGGCGATTTCGTCGCCAAGCTGTCGCTTGCGCCGCTGGACGAGGTCGCGGCGCTGGCAGGGCAGGAAATCGGCGACGGCTTTTCCGCCATGGGCGAGGCGGTCGCGGCGCATTTCGCGCGCGGCGGCGCAACCTACGAACTGCGCGCCCAGCTTCGCACCGATGCCGAAAACATGCCGGTCGAGGATGCCGCAATCCTGTGGGATCCCGAGGCCTCGCCGCATGTGCCGGTGGCGACGCTGCGGTTCAAGCCGCAGGACGTGCTGTCGCCGGCCCGGCGCGTACACGGCGACGACCATCTGGCCTTCAATCCCTGGAACGGCGTGGCTGCGCATCGTCCGCTGGGTTCGATCATGCGCGTGCGCAAGGCGGCCTATGAATCCTCTTCCGCGCAGCGTCACCGGCTGAATGCCGTGCCGCGCGCGGAGCCATCGGCGCTGGCCGATATTCCCGACTGACCGACACATTCGACCAAGCAGGAGACCCCACTCATGTCGAACGATACCAAAGACCCGCGTCTGGACGACGAGTCCCGGCTCGCCGAATTCCGCCGCATCGCCAGGGAGATCGCGGCGGACGCGCCGACGCTGGCCCAGATCAAGATCAACAGCCTGATCCGCGACCACAATCCGCTGTTCGAAGGCAGCTCGAAATCCGCAGGGCGCGCCGGGCGGCAGTCGGGCAATGTTTCGGAACTGACGGCGATCGCCGATCTCAAGCCCGGCGGAGCCGATCGCCTGCGCCGTCTCTTCAACCTGACGAACGGAAATTTCGATGGTGCACAAAGGGTCTCGACCCTGCACAACATGCGCTTCGTCTTTTTCGACAACGACACGCGTATCATCTTTGCCACCGCCTATGACGGCGACTGGGACACCTATATCAACGATTTCGCGACCAAGATCCCGGAACTGATGGACCTGCTCTTCGCCAATGTCGAGGGCTGGCCCGGCATCACCTCGCCCGAGGTGAAGGACTTCATCGCCGAACACCAGATCGACGCGGCAGGCTGGTTCGTGGCCAATCCGCAGGTCACGGTTGTCGACGTGCGCCGCTATCAGCGGATGGACAAGGCAGTCGCAGAATTCCTCGACGCCATGTCGGCCAATGCCGAAATGGACGCCACGACGCGCAAGGCACTTGCAAAGCTCTCCGAGGTCATCGCCGTTCCGCAGGGGGTCGATTACTGATGGGCATCCTTAAGCACCTGAAAGACCGTTTCCGTCGCGACCGGGTCACGCTCCAGCTTGACGATATCCAGGCTCTGATCCTGCGCTCGCGCCCCGAGCCCTATGTCGGCATTCATGCCATGCTGCATGTGGACGAGGCCGAGGGTGGGCGCGGCCTGATCGAACGGCTGGCTGAACACATCCCCTCGGCGCATGACTGGGCCGACGATCTCAGCGCCTGGACCGGCGTCGCGATCAGCCATGCGGGGCTGAAGGCCCTCGGTCTGCCCGAAGAGTCGCTTAACTCGTTCCCACTAGGCTTCCGGCAGGGCATGGCCGGGCGCGCGACCCAGCTTCATGATTTCGGCGAGAACGCGCCCGAAACATGGGAGCCCGCCTACAAGAACAACAACTGCCACATCGCGCTGACCATCTATGCCGCGGACAAACACGCGCTGGATGCCGCCGTGGAAAAGGCGATGGCCGAACTCGGCGCCTCGACCGGCGTCACGCTGGTGGGCACGCATGAGTTCGGCGCAGACGAGGATGCCGAAAACCCGTTCGGCTTCCGCGATTCCATCTCGCAGCCGACGGTCGCGGGCGCCGGGGTCGATCCGCAACCGGGGAAGGAGCGCGCAATCGCGGCGGGCGAGTTCGTCCTTGGCGAGAAGAGCGAGACCGGAGAGCCCGTCTCGATGCCTTCGCCCGATCCGCTCGGGCGCAACGGCTCCTTCGTCGTCCTGCGCAAATACGACAGCCGTGTCGGCGCCTTCAACGACTTCCTGCGCGCGCAGGCCGAAGATCCCGAAGCCCGGCACGCGCTGGCGGCGAAGATGTTCGGACGCTGGCGCTCCGGCGCGCCGTTGCCGCTCTCCCCGGACGGCGACGATGCGGATCTCGGCGCCGATCGCCTGCGTAACAACGATTTCGATTTCAACGACGACGTGAGGGGCTTCGTCTGCCCGCATTCCAGCCATATGCGCCGGATGAACCCGCGCGGCAGCGACCTGAGCATCCTGACGGACGAGAACATCCACCGCATCATCCGGCGATCGTCCACCTTCGGCCCGAAATGGACGCCAGATGTGATCGCGGCCGACGACCGGCCGGACGAGCGCGGCCTGTTCTTCATCTTCATCAGCGCGCGGGCCTATGACACGGTGGAGTTCCTGCAACAGGAGTGGATCAACCGCGGCAACTTCATCGACCTCGGTACCGAGCCAGATCCGATTGTCGGTCTGCATGAGGAGCCGGGCATGTTCACCATTCCGGCAGATCCGGTGCGCCGCCGCATCGACGGGGTGACGACCTTCAACCGTCTGCGTGGAGGCGAATACATGTTCATGCCTTCCCTCACCGCGTTGCGCTGGATCGGAAGCAGGGGCTGGGCGGCGTGACCAGCCGCCCTTAACCGTGGTTGTGGTCCGTGGCCTGATCCCGAAGCCCGCGCCTCTCGCAGGCGAGATGCAGCGCCGCAAGGGCGGCGGCGCCGTAGATGGCGGTCAGCGCCCAGAGCATCGCGACCTGGGTTAGCACGTCCTGCCAGGACGCCCCCATCTGGTTGACGCGGACCATGCCGGGAATGGCCGAGGTGCTGGGGACGGCAAGCGCGATCCGTTGCATCCAGTGCGGCAGCATCTCGACGGGCCAGGCCACGCCCGACAGGAAGAAGAGCGGGATGCCCATGGCCATCATGGCGAGGATCGCCCATTCGCGCACCGGCAGGACTGCGGCCAGCAGAAGCCCGAGGAACGCCGTCGACAGGATGAAGGGAATGCCGAGGATGACAAGATCGAGCAGGCCGCCGATCCGCGGCACGCCGAGAATGGCCGGCAGGAACACCAGATAGGCGAACATCCATATGCCGTAAAGCAGGCCGTAGGCCGCCGTTCTCGCGGTGACGGCGGTGAACGGCCGTTCGCTGTAGCGCGCGTTCGCCGCCCCGGTGTTGAGCAGCGCAACGCCCATCAGGAGGGTTTGCTGCAGGATGAGAACGACCGCGGCGGGGACGACATAGCTGGCATATCCGCCCTGGGGATTGAACAGGGGGACCGCCGTCACCGTCATGGGCTGGATGCCCGCCGAAGCCTGCGCCCCCCTGCCCTGCTGCACCATCCGCGCGGCGGCGATCTCCGCCCCCATCTGGCGGGTCGCCGAAGTCACGACGGTCATCGCCGAATTGTAGAGCAGGAAATAGCTCGCATCGCCATAGGCGGCCACGGGCGCGCTGCGCCCGGCCAGAAGGTCGCGCTCGAAGAATTCGGGGATCACCAGAATCGCGAAGGCCCGCCTTTCCTGAAGCGCGCGGCGCGCGGCCACCATGTCGGGCACCGAACCGGCGATCTCCACCGTGTCATGGGCGTCGATCCGGCGCAGCAGCTCCCGCGAGGTGGCGGAATTGTCCTGATCGACCACCACGACGGGCGCCTCGCGCACCACCTCGCCCAGATAGGGCTGAGGATAGAGCAGGCCGTAGACGACGATGGCCAGCACCATGACCGAAAAGGCGGCCCGGTCCGTGAAGATGGCGGCGAACGCGTCCCGGAACTCCGCGAGCCAGGTTCTCATGCCGCGGCCTCCATCTTCGGGGAGGCGCCGCGGGGCCGCCGGACGGCCAGCAGCAGCGCGGCGAGGCCCGCATAGGCCAGCACCGCCCAGCCCAGGACCCCCAGCGATGCCAGCGAGAGATCCACCGGCACGCCGCGCAGCATCTGGTCCACGCGCAGGTCCATATACCAGGTCAGCGGCAGCAGCGCGCTCCAGAACGTCGCGAAGCCGTGCATGGCGAGGCGCGGGAAACTGACCCCGATGAAGCCGAAGGCCGGCGCGGTGAAGATACCCGCCATGCCGAGCGCCATCGGAACCGTAGGAGATGCCAGGCCGAAGGCCACGCCCATCATCTGATAGGCGAGGATGAAGAGCAGTCCGCCAGCCAGATGGATCGGCAGGCTGCCGTTGAACGGCATGTCGTAGACCCGCAGCAGCAGCGCGTCGCCCACGGCGAGAACGGTGGCGAAGATGACGGTATAGGGCAGGAGCTTGCCCAGCATCGCCGGAACTACCCCGCCGCCGATCCGCGCCATGATCCGCAACCCGCCCGGCCTCGACCGTTCGAGCGCGATGGCGTTGGCGGTCGCCGCGCAGATGAAGATCTGGAGCGCGGCGGGCATCAGGGCGGCCAGAAGGAAATGGACATAGTCCAGGGTGGGATTGAAAAGCGGGCTTTGCTGCACCGGAATGGGGTTGACCGCCGCAGCGGCCTGATGAGCGGCCTCGCCCCGCGCGACGCGCATCGAGACCGCGATGCCCGCGTTCACATTGGCGAGCGCGGTCTGCACGCCGCGCGCCACGGCGCTGCCCGGGGTCATGAACTGGTTGTTGTAGAACAGCACGACCTCGGGCTGGCGCCCGGCGCGCAGGTCGCGCTCGAACTCCGCCGGGACCAGCACGACGCCGTAAGCCCGCCCGCTCAGGACCAGATGCCTCGCCTCGGACAGATCGAGCGGACGCCAGGCGACCGCGACCTCGGGCGCCACATCCACCGCCTGCACGATCTGGCGCGAAAGGCTGCTGCGGTCGAGATCGAGCACGGCCACCGGCAGATCCGTCGGCACGCCCGCCCGGAAGATCGAGGCCAGCACGAGAAAGATCAGCAGCGGAAAGGCCAGCACGAAAAAGGACAGGGCGGGACGGCGGGCGATGCGGCGCAGCTCGCGCCGGGCGGCCAGCGCGACTCCCGGCCGCATCGGCTTTTCAGCGGCCGGCATGGCCGGTCCGCCAGTCGATGATGGCGCTCATGCCCGGGCGCAGGCCCAGGGCCGGTTCGACCGGGCGGGCGCGGATGCGGAAGGTGCGCAGGTCGAAATCCCCCGTCGCCCGCGTC
This genomic window from Aureimonas sp. OT7 contains:
- a CDS encoding 3-hydroxyacyl-CoA dehydrogenase, which encodes MTDIRKVTVLGTGVLGAQIAFQTAWSGFEVTAYDISKEALDQARQRFAGLVVTYEAEVKDAAGGKAAAIPGRIRLTTDLAQAAADADLVIEAIPEVLKIKQDTYAKLGVLAPEKTIFATNSSTLLPSDIKDSTGRPDRFLALHFANSIWKFNTAEIMGTEDTSPAIFDALVAFAADIGMVPIPIRKEKAGYVLNSLLVPFLNAAANLAAGGYADPHDVDKVWRIATGAPMGPFQIYDIVGLNTPYNILSNGDENARKIAAWLKENYIDKGKLGRASGEGFYSYETVD
- a CDS encoding oleate hydratase, which codes for MSDLPQAPKSAPVIEANIGQAFWRKEPLETLPPPDTMGPYMRNRPLPVTPVEGRKAWIIGSGIAGLAAAFYMIRDGRMKGEDITILDTMDIAGGSLDGAGNAEEGYIVRGGREMNWNYDNFWDLFQDVPALELPEGYSVLDEYRLVNDNDPNWSKARLMHKQGEIRDFSTLGLSKAHQWEIVKLLLKRKEELDDIAIEDYFSESFLETNFWYLWRSMFAFENWQSLLEVKLYMHRFLDAIDGLTDMSALVFPKYNQYDSFVVPLTRLLKEKGVKVQFDTRAYDLDMIGEADKRTVTAIRCKVGGKDETIALGPDDVVVALTGSMTEGTAYGDMDTVPVLQRGKAEPGEDSDWALWKNLAAKSPVFGKPEKFYGNIDGSMWESATLTCKPSPLVEKLKEVSVNDPYSGKTVTGGVITFTDSNWVLSFTCNRQPHFPNQPDDVLVLWVYALLMDKEGNHVKKPMPACTGREILAELCYHLGIEDQLDEIAANTKVRTALMPYITAQFMPRAAGDRPRVVPEGCANLALVGQFVETSNDVIFTMESSVRTARIGVYTLLGLPKQVADISPTQYDIRNILKGARALNNNEPFPGERLLHRLLGKTYYAHVLPPLPEKDEAAHAHAISELHGLLDKGGQALAGAVLSGMEQFSETLRRKSK
- a CDS encoding catalase family protein; the protein is MYIPYTAATEKLQPDEDRIVRDIVSRMAAAQARNAEHHRHAHRDAHAKSHAILKGRISVHEGLAPELAQGIFVAPREYEVVARLSSAPGDIHSDDIPEPRGFAIKIIGVEGERLVPGLGGANQDFLMVNFPVLAFGTVQKYKKMLTLLERRARSPEAVQKASAATARGVQRLVRAVGATPDATLQGLARDRAHMLGETFHTQAAIRYGDFVAKLSLAPLDEVAALAGQEIGDGFSAMGEAVAAHFARGGATYELRAQLRTDAENMPVEDAAILWDPEASPHVPVATLRFKPQDVLSPARRVHGDDHLAFNPWNGVAAHRPLGSIMRVRKAAYESSSAQRHRLNAVPRAEPSALADIPD
- a CDS encoding ABC transporter permease; protein product: MRTWLAEFRDAFAAIFTDRAAFSVMVLAIVVYGLLYPQPYLGEVVREAPVVVVDQDNSATSRELLRRIDAHDTVEIAGSVPDMVAARRALQERRAFAILVIPEFFERDLLAGRSAPVAAYGDASYFLLYNSAMTVVTSATRQMGAEIAAARMVQQGRGAQASAGIQPMTVTAVPLFNPQGGYASYVVPAAVVLILQQTLLMGVALLNTGAANARYSERPFTAVTARTAAYGLLYGIWMFAYLVFLPAILGVPRIGGLLDLVILGIPFILSTAFLGLLLAAVLPVREWAILAMMAMGIPLFFLSGVAWPVEMLPHWMQRIALAVPSTSAIPGMVRVNQMGASWQDVLTQVAMLWALTAIYGAAALAALHLACERRGLRDQATDHNHG
- a CDS encoding Dyp-type peroxidase; the protein is MGILKHLKDRFRRDRVTLQLDDIQALILRSRPEPYVGIHAMLHVDEAEGGRGLIERLAEHIPSAHDWADDLSAWTGVAISHAGLKALGLPEESLNSFPLGFRQGMAGRATQLHDFGENAPETWEPAYKNNNCHIALTIYAADKHALDAAVEKAMAELGASTGVTLVGTHEFGADEDAENPFGFRDSISQPTVAGAGVDPQPGKERAIAAGEFVLGEKSETGEPVSMPSPDPLGRNGSFVVLRKYDSRVGAFNDFLRAQAEDPEARHALAAKMFGRWRSGAPLPLSPDGDDADLGADRLRNNDFDFNDDVRGFVCPHSSHMRRMNPRGSDLSILTDENIHRIIRRSSTFGPKWTPDVIAADDRPDERGLFFIFISARAYDTVEFLQQEWINRGNFIDLGTEPDPIVGLHEEPGMFTIPADPVRRRIDGVTTFNRLRGGEYMFMPSLTALRWIGSRGWAA
- a CDS encoding ABC transporter permease, which produces MPAAEKPMRPGVALAARRELRRIARRPALSFFVLAFPLLIFLVLASIFRAGVPTDLPVAVLDLDRSSLSRQIVQAVDVAPEVAVAWRPLDLSEARHLVLSGRAYGVVLVPAEFERDLRAGRQPEVVLFYNNQFMTPGSAVARGVQTALANVNAGIAVSMRVARGEAAHQAAAAVNPIPVQQSPLFNPTLDYVHFLLAALMPAALQIFICAATANAIALERSRPGGLRIMARIGGGVVPAMLGKLLPYTVIFATVLAVGDALLLRVYDMPFNGSLPIHLAGGLLFILAYQMMGVAFGLASPTVPMALGMAGIFTAPAFGFIGVSFPRLAMHGFATFWSALLPLTWYMDLRVDQMLRGVPVDLSLASLGVLGWAVLAYAGLAALLLAVRRPRGASPKMEAAA
- a CDS encoding TetR/AcrR family transcriptional regulator, translating into MRLHSLMTTLINECTHLQAGNVMTAAALSSPPAGRRDRNMWEKRRRIFDAATALFDERGYHAVTTQEVSERADIAVGTLFRYAATKNELLLLIYNEKLRHALERGAERARHSDDLVDAIMKLISPMVALASDTSRENGRAYQRELLFGAPGEPHRQEGLALIAGLQESICTRLTGQAIREGLPADADAARLAGSSIFAVTHLVISRASTGAHPEHDPMEDLRAQVRQIVHGYFAALSTSNPRRRDGSDEETKGDQ
- a CDS encoding TetR/AcrR family transcriptional regulator, yielding MDDAPKRLSRRQMQQATQAQLKKAALHIISSGGIAAASIRGICQRAGFTQGAFYSNFATKEELLLALVEDHTAALAAEFQSIIDETKGLSLDASLQRMASRMAELARNPTLSLMIVELHLHARRDAEFAARFEPVKRYYRAEFTRVTENLIAVHGLSPKITADQLAAMLMALWSGATLQIHPQEMLTAEEHLLLVFKVVSKG